CTATGCCGACATCACCGCCGCGCACAAAAAAGCGGCCGAGGAAGGCCGTGAGGACTTCACCGATGACGGCGCGGTCGCCTCGCATATCGGCCTGACCGTTTCGGTCTTTGCCGGCGATCCCGCGAACACCAAACTGACGACGCCCGAAGACTTCACCCGCGCCGAGGAACGCATGCTCGCCAATCTGCCCGATATTCGCACCGGCACCGGTTTTGACGTGCACGAATTTGTGCCCGGCGATCATGTGACGCTCGGCGGGGTGAAAATCCCGCACGACAAGAAACTCAGCGGCCATTCGGATGCGGATGTCGTTCTGCATGCGCTGTGCGATGCAATCTTCGGCGCGCTCGGTGACGGCGATATCGGTTCGCATTTCCCGCCGTCCGACATGCAGTGGAAGGGCGCCGAGAGCTCGAAATTCCTCGCCTTCGCCCGCGACCGCGTGAAGGCGCGCGGCGGCATGATCGCCAATGTCGATATTTCGGTGATGAGCGAAGCGCCGAAGATCGGCCCGCATCGCGAGGCCATGCAGAAGAAGATCGGCGAAGTGCTCGGCATCGCGCCGGACCGCGTCGGCATCAAGGCGACGACCATGGAAGGTCTTGGCTTTGTCGGCCGCCGCGAAGGCCTGTGCGCTATTGCGACGGCCACGATCCGTTTACCGCTCTGACGCGTTATCCTCGGTTCGGGGAGTTCGCATGCACGACGCACAAAATCTGGAGTTCTCGCGCATCGACAAGGCGCTGATTATCGCTGCCTGGGATCTGCTCGATCTCTGCAAGGCGAAGGGCCTGACCATCGTCACCGCCGAGAGCTGTACGGGCGGGCTTGTGGCTGCCGCCCTCACCGATGCGCCGGGCGCATCCAAGGTCGTCGATGGCGGCTTCGTTACCTATTCCAACGAGGCCAAACAGGCCTGCCTGAAGGTTCCGAAAGAGCTTCTCGACCGGCACGGCGCGGTGAGCGAGCCCGTCGCGCGCGCCATGGCCGAAGGGGCGCTCGCCGCCTCCCCCGCCGATCTTGCGGTGTCGATCACCGGCATTGCCGGGCCCGAAGGAGGCACGGCTGAAAAACCCGTCGGCCTCGTGCATTTCGCTGCCGCGCGGCGCGGCGGGCCGACCATCCACCGCGAAAAACGCTTCGGCGATACTGGCCGCGGTCAGGTGCGCCGCGACGCGGCTATGGAAGCAATCGCGCTTCTCACCGAAATTGCCAAACTCCGCTAGCCGGCGCGCGCGTCAGTAACCGAGTTTTTTGAGCTGGCGGCGGAAGGCTCCGAAAATATCGGAGTAATCGTCCGTCCAGGCTCTGTGCTCTTTCTGCTCAGGATCGACTGCCATTTTCGTCCAGCCTTCGAGCGAGGGCAGCGCGCCGAGCGCCTGTTCGTAGCGCGCCAGGGCAACGACCTGCGAGGTGGCGAGCAGACGCGGCCCGTAATCGGGTTTTGCGTCTTCCATCTTCGACCAGGCAACCAGATCGAGATCGCGCGCCAGCGCGCCGACTTCCGGCAGAAGATCGAGATGGCGGTTCGAAATGTGCAGCACGAGAACGCCGTTCGGCGCGAGATGATCGAAATAGAGCTGCAGCGCTTCCTTGGTCAGAAGATGGATCGGGATCGCATCCGATGAGAAGGCGTCGATCAGCAGAAGCTCGTATTTTTCCTTGGCTTCGGCGAGCGTGATGCGCGCATCGCCAAGACGGATTTCGGCATCTGGCGCGCAGGCCGGCAGGAATTTGAATTTGCCGCTGTCGCGCGCAATGTCGATGATCTGCTGATCGATTTCGTAGAAGTGCCAAGTCTCGCCCTGTTCCTTGTAGCAGGCGAGCGATCCTGTTCCGAGACCGACAATGCCGACCGGCGACAGGCGCACGCTGTGTCCCGCCTCGCGCGCGGCGCGGATGACCTCCGCCATCGGCGACTGCGTGTGGTAATAGGTCAGCGGTTCTGGCCAGCCGGCACGCGGTTTGCCGTTTTCGATCTGCGCCGCGCCGTGCAGCGTCGTGCCGTTGAACAGGACGCGGAAAATCCCCGAGGCATAATCCTGAATCTTGTGCACGCCGAAGAAGCTGCGGGTCAGTTCGATCGTGCCCGATTTCGGCGCAACGATGCCGCCCACCAGCATGGTGAAAGCCAGCAGCGCGACGGTAACAAGCCGCCACATGCGGCTGATGAGAAGAATGACGGCAACCAGCGTAAAGACCGCGATTTTGAAAATATTGTCCTGATCGAGGTTCAGGGTTTTGCCTGTCGTCCAGGCAAAGATCGAGATGATGAGGCCGGCGGCTAAAATCGTCAGCGCAGCCTTGATCTCTTCTTTGTCCAGCCGTTCGGGCCGCACGAGGACGAGCAAAGTCGCGACCAGAAGGATCGGATATTCAAGAATGGTCGGGAAGATATAGGGCGCAGCCAATCCGGTGAACGCGCCGCCTAGGACACCGCCGAGCGACATCCAGAGATAGAATTCGGTCAGCCGGTCCGCCGGCGGGCGCAGCGCGTACAGACGCGAATGCGCGGCCATCACCGCGACGAAGAAGGTCACGA
Above is a window of Terrihabitans soli DNA encoding:
- a CDS encoding bifunctional 2-C-methyl-D-erythritol 4-phosphate cytidylyltransferase/2-C-methyl-D-erythritol 2,4-cyclodiphosphate synthase gives rise to the protein MSTIAVIVVAAGRGTRAGGTPGSPAKQYRTIGGRPVLARSLEAFSSHPRVSAIVTVIHPDDRDLYALSSEGLGKLVDPVTGGATRQESVRKGLAALEASKPEIVLIHDAARPFVPADVIDRAIEAAKKTGAAVPVLPVSDTIAVCEGDSRGETLDRAKLRSVQTPQSFRYADITAAHKKAAEEGREDFTDDGAVASHIGLTVSVFAGDPANTKLTTPEDFTRAEERMLANLPDIRTGTGFDVHEFVPGDHVTLGGVKIPHDKKLSGHSDADVVLHALCDAIFGALGDGDIGSHFPPSDMQWKGAESSKFLAFARDRVKARGGMIANVDISVMSEAPKIGPHREAMQKKIGEVLGIAPDRVGIKATTMEGLGFVGRREGLCAIATATIRLPL
- a CDS encoding CinA family protein, which gives rise to MHDAQNLEFSRIDKALIIAAWDLLDLCKAKGLTIVTAESCTGGLVAAALTDAPGASKVVDGGFVTYSNEAKQACLKVPKELLDRHGAVSEPVARAMAEGALAASPADLAVSITGIAGPEGGTAEKPVGLVHFAAARRGGPTIHREKRFGDTGRGQVRRDAAMEAIALLTEIAKLR
- a CDS encoding fused MFS/spermidine synthase, which encodes MFAKMVLPRLGGAPGVWSVALVFFQGVLLAGYAYAHLLIRYVGPKAGACVHIAVLLLGALFLPLALAAGWGRPPAEGQIFYLLGLFGVSIGVPFFALSANAPLLQAWFARTGAPGGEDPYFLYGASNLGSFIALLGYPFIIEPALTLTEQTHYWSAGYVVLLLSIAALGLYANRGAINVEPVRAVSPPITPIRRLVWIFLAFVPTALLVAVTAHISTDVAAAPFLWVIPLAIFLLTFVLVFRERPVIPYYLLAILLPALLIFVATDYLIRGILPTLWLIGLHLVTFFVAVMAAHSRLYALRPPADRLTEFYLWMSLGGVLGGAFTGLAAPYIFPTILEYPILLVATLLVLVRPERLDKEEIKAALTILAAGLIISIFAWTTGKTLNLDQDNIFKIAVFTLVAVILLISRMWRLVTVALLAFTMLVGGIVAPKSGTIELTRSFFGVHKIQDYASGIFRVLFNGTTLHGAAQIENGKPRAGWPEPLTYYHTQSPMAEVIRAAREAGHSVRLSPVGIVGLGTGSLACYKEQGETWHFYEIDQQIIDIARDSGKFKFLPACAPDAEIRLGDARITLAEAKEKYELLLIDAFSSDAIPIHLLTKEALQLYFDHLAPNGVLVLHISNRHLDLLPEVGALARDLDLVAWSKMEDAKPDYGPRLLATSQVVALARYEQALGALPSLEGWTKMAVDPEQKEHRAWTDDYSDIFGAFRRQLKKLGY